One stretch of Leadbetterella byssophila DSM 17132 DNA includes these proteins:
- the msrA gene encoding peptide-methionine (S)-S-oxide reductase MsrA: MRKWTLLFWIILLTGNAACSQKKHKDMSNLQEAVLAGGCFWCTEAMFKQLKGVDHVESGYAGGTVINPTYEQVCSGTTGHAEVIKIWYDPNVITFTGLLEVFFKTHDPTTLNRQGNDVGTQYRSAIFYRNEEEKKISEEIIKELDASGYYSDKIVTSLEPLNNYFAAENYHQDYFRVKGDQNPYCQMVVKPKLEKFEKVFKDKIK; the protein is encoded by the coding sequence ATGAGAAAGTGGACGCTATTATTTTGGATAATTTTGCTTACAGGAAACGCGGCTTGTTCGCAGAAAAAACATAAGGATATGAGTAACTTACAAGAAGCCGTTTTGGCAGGAGGGTGTTTCTGGTGTACAGAAGCCATGTTTAAACAATTGAAAGGAGTAGATCACGTTGAATCCGGCTATGCAGGTGGAACGGTCATCAATCCTACTTACGAACAAGTATGCTCTGGGACCACCGGTCATGCAGAAGTAATAAAAATTTGGTATGATCCAAACGTGATCACATTTACAGGATTGTTGGAAGTTTTCTTTAAAACACATGATCCCACTACCTTAAATAGACAAGGAAATGATGTAGGTACTCAGTATAGATCTGCCATTTTCTACAGAAACGAGGAAGAGAAGAAAATCTCCGAAGAGATCATCAAAGAATTAGATGCTTCAGGATACTATTCAGATAAGATTGTGACCTCTTTGGAACCTTTGAATAATTATTTCGCTGCAGAAAACTATCATCAAGATTATTTTAGAGTGAAAGGTGACCAAAATCCCTATTGCCAAATGGTAGTAAAACCTAAATTGGAAAAATTTGAGAAGGTATTTAAAGATAAGATCAAATAA
- a CDS encoding HIT family protein, translated as MASIFSKIVAGEIPAHKIAENDEFLAFLDVFPCHEGHTLVIPKKEVDYLFDLDADTYTRLFEFARSIEPAIRKAVPCLRVGLAVVGLEVPHVHIHLIPMNSMSDMDFTNKLKVSQEELAATAQKIRSFVPLQ; from the coding sequence ATGGCCAGCATTTTTAGTAAAATCGTAGCAGGAGAAATCCCTGCACATAAGATTGCGGAAAACGATGAGTTCTTAGCTTTCTTAGACGTTTTCCCTTGTCATGAGGGGCATACATTAGTAATCCCTAAGAAGGAGGTAGACTATCTCTTTGATCTAGATGCAGATACTTATACCCGTTTGTTTGAATTTGCCAGGTCAATTGAACCGGCCATTAGAAAAGCAGTACCATGTCTTCGAGTAGGTTTAGCCGTTGTGGGATTAGAGGTGCCACACGTACATATCCATTTGATTCCTATGAACTCCATGTCTGATATGGATTTTACAAACAAATTAAAGGTGAGTCAGGAAGAATTAGCAGCTACTGCCCAGAAGATACGCTCTTTCGTTCCATTACAATAA
- a CDS encoding lipopolysaccharide biosynthesis protein, translated as MSFLKKLAGDAVLYGMSTIVGRLLNWLMVALYTRVFENRELLAENGLFYALVVPLNIIYTFGLETAFFRFASKKENQQKYFNLILTFIILFGATLSGLIIFFSEEIAVALNFPDASHLVILFAVILWVDAVCAIAFVKLRANQQAKTFVAIKLANIFLTIGATLFFIFFCQGVLSGKFLTDQAYWVKNFYSVEDGPDYIIFANYIASLLTLLLLWKQFVGFKMQWNQTELKKILEYAWPLMIMGLAGSINLVADRLLFRKFLPPGFYPQFPSVDEAFGLYANVYKLSIFMTLVVQAYRYAAEPLFFSKVGDKNSPGMIALSTKWFTIACIVIWIGVSVNLNIIALILGENYRYGLEVVPVLLLANLFIGLYGNLSIWFKLSDQTQYGSYITIGTMCVTVALNILLIPVYGFMGCAIAFALSSLMMVGACYILGQKHYPIPYETGRVLLYLAIAAGIIILYSFRDAKASVGNFVLQCGICLVFLAFVIVMERKSVSSGQ; from the coding sequence ATGAGTTTTCTTAAGAAGCTGGCCGGCGATGCCGTTTTATACGGAATGAGTACTATAGTAGGTAGGCTACTGAACTGGCTGATGGTGGCCCTTTACACTAGAGTATTCGAAAACAGGGAGTTATTAGCAGAAAATGGCTTATTCTATGCCTTGGTAGTTCCTTTAAATATCATCTATACATTCGGCTTAGAGACCGCTTTCTTTCGCTTTGCTTCTAAGAAGGAAAATCAACAGAAGTATTTCAACTTAATCTTAACTTTCATCATTCTCTTTGGCGCCACGCTATCCGGTCTGATTATTTTCTTTTCCGAGGAAATTGCGGTAGCGCTAAATTTCCCGGATGCAAGCCATCTGGTTATACTTTTTGCAGTCATCCTTTGGGTGGATGCAGTATGTGCCATTGCTTTTGTGAAATTAAGGGCAAATCAACAAGCGAAGACCTTCGTGGCTATCAAGCTAGCGAACATCTTTTTGACCATAGGAGCAACACTATTTTTCATTTTCTTTTGTCAAGGTGTGTTAAGTGGAAAGTTTTTAACGGATCAGGCCTACTGGGTGAAAAATTTCTATTCCGTAGAAGATGGTCCAGATTATATCATCTTTGCTAACTACATTGCCAGTTTACTGACTCTACTCCTGCTTTGGAAACAGTTTGTTGGATTTAAAATGCAATGGAACCAAACAGAATTGAAGAAGATACTGGAGTATGCCTGGCCTTTGATGATCATGGGTCTGGCAGGATCTATCAATTTAGTAGCTGACCGACTTTTATTCCGAAAATTCCTCCCTCCCGGATTCTACCCTCAGTTTCCGTCAGTAGACGAGGCTTTTGGATTATACGCTAATGTTTACAAGCTTTCCATCTTCATGACCCTGGTGGTTCAGGCGTATAGATATGCTGCAGAGCCATTATTCTTTTCAAAAGTAGGAGACAAGAACTCTCCGGGGATGATTGCCTTGAGTACCAAATGGTTTACTATAGCCTGTATCGTCATTTGGATAGGGGTAAGTGTTAACTTGAACATCATTGCACTAATCTTGGGAGAGAACTACAGATATGGCCTAGAGGTGGTGCCGGTGTTACTGTTGGCCAATTTATTTATCGGCCTGTATGGAAACTTGTCCATATGGTTCAAATTAAGTGATCAAACCCAATATGGGTCTTATATTACCATAGGAACCATGTGCGTAACTGTGGCATTAAACATTCTTTTGATACCTGTTTACGGATTTATGGGCTGTGCCATAGCCTTTGCCTTGTCTTCTCTGATGATGGTGGGGGCTTGCTATATATTAGGACAAAAGCACTATCCCATTCCGTATGAAACGGGGAGAGTGCTTTTGTATTTGGCAATAGCTGCCGGTATAATTATCCTGTATTCTTTTAGGGACGCAAAAGCTTCCGTGGGGAATTTTGTTTTGCAATGCGGCATTTGCCTAGTGTTCCTCGCATTTGTTATTGTAATGGAACGAAAGAGCGTATCTTCTGGGCAGTAG
- a CDS encoding trigger factor, translated as MQTKFDKVSSTLGNLKVEVSEADYKPSVEKKIREYAKTAQVKGFRPGHVPIPYIKNLYGKSILVDEVIRIASDAVNNVIKEEKLNIVGEPKPTEDSFQIDWHKQKDFTFEYTLGFASAFTVDVNSIPAITQYEIEPSEEQVQNSIEDLKKRFGVDKEPEVSAEGDIIFGKLSQESTEFFFQSGIPTDKVKADAKAQFIGLKKEDTIKFDIQSIFETARELGFATGKSDEEAEQLQGEFTFVVERISRVEPAELNQEFFDKVLGADKAKDEKEFVEQVRAIISENYNRESDFLFDFEVEKALLDSVTIELPEEFLKEYLLEVNQGKATAEDLEREFPAILRGIKLDFIRAEVAKDHEIKVEYNDVVEEVKSEIRGYFGGQAGFDGMEEFIDNMAKKQLDGTNKENTRKYFERAFGRKVLNFLKEKVQRNKESVSVEKFNELASASYKN; from the coding sequence ATGCAGACAAAATTCGATAAAGTGTCTTCTACCCTAGGAAATCTTAAGGTGGAGGTTAGCGAAGCGGATTATAAGCCTTCCGTAGAGAAGAAGATCAGAGAATACGCAAAAACTGCGCAGGTGAAAGGCTTTAGACCAGGACATGTGCCTATTCCTTACATCAAAAACCTGTATGGAAAAAGCATATTGGTAGATGAAGTAATCAGAATAGCAAGTGACGCTGTTAATAATGTAATCAAAGAGGAAAAATTGAACATCGTTGGTGAGCCTAAGCCAACTGAAGATTCTTTCCAAATTGACTGGCATAAGCAAAAAGATTTCACTTTTGAATATACTTTAGGTTTCGCATCTGCATTTACAGTAGACGTGAATAGCATTCCTGCTATCACTCAATACGAAATCGAGCCTTCTGAAGAGCAAGTTCAAAACTCCATCGAAGACCTTAAGAAGCGCTTTGGAGTGGATAAAGAACCAGAAGTTTCTGCTGAAGGAGATATCATCTTTGGTAAACTTTCTCAAGAATCTACAGAATTCTTCTTCCAGTCTGGAATTCCTACTGACAAAGTAAAAGCTGATGCTAAAGCTCAGTTCATTGGTTTGAAAAAAGAAGATACTATCAAATTTGATATCCAATCCATCTTTGAAACCGCTCGTGAATTAGGTTTTGCCACAGGTAAATCTGACGAAGAGGCTGAACAATTGCAAGGTGAATTCACGTTTGTAGTAGAGAGAATCTCTCGCGTAGAACCTGCAGAACTTAATCAAGAATTCTTTGATAAAGTGTTAGGTGCTGATAAGGCGAAGGATGAGAAAGAATTTGTAGAACAAGTTCGCGCTATCATTAGCGAAAACTACAACCGTGAATCAGATTTCTTATTTGATTTTGAAGTTGAAAAAGCTCTTCTTGATAGCGTAACTATAGAACTTCCTGAAGAATTCTTGAAAGAATATCTTTTAGAAGTTAACCAAGGTAAAGCTACTGCTGAAGACTTGGAAAGAGAATTTCCTGCTATCTTGAGAGGAATCAAATTAGATTTCATCCGTGCTGAAGTAGCTAAAGATCATGAGATCAAAGTGGAATACAATGACGTTGTAGAAGAAGTGAAATCTGAAATTCGTGGATACTTCGGTGGTCAAGCCGGATTTGACGGAATGGAAGAGTTCATAGACAATATGGCGAAGAAACAATTGGACGGAACCAACAAGGAAAACACTCGTAAATACTTCGAAAGAGCATTCGGAAGAAAGGTGTTGAATTTCCTTAAAGAGAAAGTTCAAAGAAACAAAGAAAGCGTATCCGTAGAGAAGTTCAATGAACTTGCTTCGGCTTCCTATAAAAATTAA
- a CDS encoding ClpP family protease, with amino-acid sequence MNFGEEFRKYAVHHAGISGLTFDDYVKHNVTNMTPNIIEERPMRFAAIDVFSRLIMDRIIFVGTGIDDQVANIVVAQLLFLESVDAKKDILMYLNSPGGSVYAGLGMYDTMQYVRPEVATICTSLAASMGAVLLAGGAAGKRTALPHARVMIHQPSGGAQGQSRDMEITVKQIIELRKELYEILAQHTGKTFEEIERDSDRDYWMKAEEAKAYGLIDEVLYRDKN; translated from the coding sequence ATGAACTTCGGAGAAGAATTTAGAAAATATGCGGTACATCATGCCGGAATTTCGGGTCTAACCTTTGATGATTATGTAAAACATAATGTCACTAACATGACTCCGAACATCATTGAGGAGCGTCCTATGCGTTTCGCCGCTATCGACGTGTTTTCCCGTTTGATCATGGACAGAATCATCTTTGTTGGGACAGGAATAGATGATCAAGTAGCGAATATTGTGGTAGCTCAATTGCTTTTCCTAGAGTCAGTTGATGCTAAAAAAGATATCCTTATGTATCTGAACAGTCCAGGTGGATCTGTTTACGCAGGTCTTGGAATGTATGATACTATGCAGTATGTAAGGCCGGAAGTGGCTACTATCTGTACTTCTCTTGCTGCCTCAATGGGCGCAGTGTTACTTGCCGGTGGTGCAGCCGGAAAAAGAACGGCTCTTCCTCATGCTCGTGTGATGATTCACCAACCAAGTGGCGGAGCTCAAGGACAGTCCAGAGACATGGAGATCACCGTGAAACAAATCATTGAACTTAGAAAAGAGCTTTACGAAATTCTAGCTCAGCATACGGGTAAAACCTTTGAAGAAATTGAAAGAGATTCCGACAGAGACTACTGGATGAAAGCTGAAGAAGCGAAAGCTTATGGCCTAATCGATGAAGTGCTCTATCGCGATAAAAACTAA
- the clpX gene encoding ATP-dependent Clp protease ATP-binding subunit ClpX yields MGKSKEENCSFCGRSKNEVEILLTGQSGNICNNCIEQGHEMIQREIYGVDVTKPKKRDKGGTPKFDLKPPQELKKYLDRFIIGQDEAKKVLTVAVYNHYKRLMQPSTGDDVNIEKSNIIMVGETGTGKTYLARTIAKMLEVPFAIADATVLTEAGYVGEDIESILTRLLQAADYNVEQAQRGIVYIDEIDKIARKSDNPSITRDVSGEGVQQGLLKLLEGSIVGVPPQGGRKHPDQQLVQVNTENILFICGGAFDGIARHIAKRINTSPIGFRQEGKGVNLQSDESLMRYVTQQDLKSFGLIPELIGRLPLLTYLNPLDRSTLKRILTEPQNALVKQYKKLFQMENISLEFEEAALDYIVDQAVKFNLGARGLRSICESILTDAMFELPSDKSIKEFLVTLDYAKSKFEHSSLYEIRKDAA; encoded by the coding sequence ATGGGAAAAAGTAAAGAAGAAAATTGCTCGTTCTGCGGTAGAAGTAAGAACGAAGTAGAAATCCTCCTTACGGGTCAAAGCGGCAATATCTGCAATAATTGTATAGAGCAGGGCCATGAAATGATCCAAAGGGAGATCTATGGTGTAGACGTTACTAAACCTAAAAAAAGGGATAAAGGCGGTACCCCAAAATTCGATCTGAAACCTCCTCAGGAGCTAAAGAAATATCTGGATCGCTTCATCATTGGGCAAGATGAAGCAAAAAAAGTCCTGACAGTGGCCGTTTATAATCATTATAAGCGACTAATGCAGCCTTCCACCGGTGATGATGTGAACATTGAGAAATCAAATATCATCATGGTAGGTGAAACAGGAACAGGTAAGACTTATTTGGCTAGAACTATAGCAAAAATGTTAGAGGTGCCTTTTGCCATCGCTGACGCAACTGTGCTTACTGAAGCCGGTTATGTAGGAGAAGATATTGAAAGTATCTTGACTCGTCTCTTACAAGCTGCTGATTACAATGTAGAACAGGCTCAAAGAGGGATCGTATACATTGATGAGATTGACAAAATTGCCAGAAAGTCAGATAATCCATCTATCACCCGTGATGTAAGTGGGGAGGGTGTCCAACAAGGACTTTTGAAACTATTAGAAGGTTCTATAGTGGGCGTTCCACCGCAGGGAGGTAGAAAGCATCCTGACCAGCAATTGGTACAGGTGAATACGGAAAACATCCTGTTTATCTGTGGTGGTGCTTTTGACGGTATTGCCCGTCATATTGCTAAACGTATCAATACTTCACCAATAGGCTTTAGACAAGAAGGCAAAGGTGTTAATCTTCAATCAGACGAAAGTTTGATGAGATATGTAACTCAGCAGGATTTGAAATCATTTGGTTTGATTCCGGAGCTAATCGGTCGTTTACCTCTTCTAACCTATCTGAATCCACTAGATAGAAGTACTTTGAAGAGAATTTTGACTGAACCTCAGAATGCTTTGGTTAAGCAGTATAAAAAGCTTTTCCAAATGGAAAATATCAGCCTTGAATTTGAAGAAGCTGCTTTAGACTACATCGTTGATCAGGCAGTTAAATTCAACTTGGGCGCTAGAGGCTTACGCTCCATCTGCGAATCCATCCTCACGGATGCCATGTTTGAATTACCTTCAGATAAGAGCATAAAAGAGTTCCTTGTAACCCTTGATTATGCCAAATCAAAATTCGAACATTCCAGTCTTTACGAGATCAGAAAAGACGCAGCATAA
- a CDS encoding P1 family peptidase has product MKILFVLMLASLSLQAQRAREMGIKIGVLTPGKQNAITDVKGVKVGHTTLHEGDRIHTGVTAILPHEDNIFQNKVPAGIYIGNGFGKLTGISQVKELGNLETPIILTNTMSVPTAADALIDYTLSQKGNERVKSVNFLVGETNDGYLNDISARVITKQHVLDAIKNAKSGPVEEGNVGAGSGTVCFGWKGGIGTSSRVLPEKSGGYTVGVLVQSNYGGVLEINGVPVGKNLGKHFLHDQLNDPADGSCMMIVATDAPLSSRNLERLAKRAMLGLAKTGGIASNGSGDYVIAFSTAEEVRIKPGSKYYTSTELHNDDTSPLFLATIEATEEALLNSLFMAQTLKGVSGTVEALPIDEVRKMISKK; this is encoded by the coding sequence ATGAAAATACTCTTCGTTTTAATGTTAGCATCATTAAGCTTACAAGCTCAAAGAGCCCGTGAAATGGGAATCAAAATTGGTGTTTTAACTCCGGGAAAGCAAAATGCCATCACAGACGTGAAAGGAGTTAAAGTGGGCCATACTACCCTGCATGAGGGAGATAGGATTCATACCGGGGTAACCGCCATACTTCCTCATGAAGATAATATATTTCAAAATAAGGTCCCTGCCGGTATATATATAGGGAACGGGTTTGGCAAATTGACAGGGATTAGCCAGGTCAAAGAACTTGGTAATCTAGAAACGCCTATCATTCTGACGAATACCATGTCTGTTCCTACGGCGGCAGATGCGCTAATTGATTATACACTTAGTCAAAAGGGAAATGAAAGAGTGAAGTCTGTGAATTTTCTTGTAGGAGAAACAAATGATGGGTACTTAAACGATATTTCTGCTAGAGTAATCACAAAGCAGCATGTATTAGATGCCATTAAAAATGCCAAGTCAGGACCTGTTGAGGAAGGGAATGTAGGAGCGGGCTCCGGCACAGTTTGCTTCGGCTGGAAAGGAGGAATAGGAACCTCCTCCCGGGTTTTACCTGAAAAATCCGGCGGCTATACGGTAGGTGTTTTGGTACAAAGTAACTACGGAGGGGTATTGGAGATAAACGGTGTTCCCGTAGGTAAGAATTTAGGTAAACATTTTTTACATGATCAATTAAATGACCCTGCAGACGGTTCCTGTATGATGATAGTGGCCACAGATGCTCCATTAAGCTCCAGAAACTTGGAAAGATTAGCTAAAAGGGCGATGTTAGGATTAGCGAAGACAGGTGGTATTGCTTCTAATGGCAGTGGAGATTATGTGATAGCATTTTCTACGGCAGAGGAAGTTAGAATAAAACCCGGAAGCAAGTATTACACGAGCACAGAGCTTCATAATGATGACACCTCTCCGCTCTTCCTTGCCACTATTGAAGCCACGGAGGAGGCGTTACTTAATTCTCTTTTTATGGCTCAAACTTTAAAGGGAGTCTCCGGCACAGTTGAAGCCCTGCCAATTGATGAAGTACGGAAGATGATATCAAAAAAATAA
- a CDS encoding glycoside hydrolase family 2 protein: MKLKSLVGLLFSSTSLFAQYKIAGDKITTPWADKVDETKPLNVYPRPQLERENWQNLNGLWDYAITPIDTKPSQYEGKILVPYAVESALSGVGRRVGKDSTLWYKTQVDLTAKNHEVILHFGAVDWKTEVFVNGKKVGEHEGGYDPFSFNITPFLNKGSKQEIVLSVWDPTDKGPQPNGKQVSNPHGIWYTPVTGIWQTVWIEQVPKSHIVSTKHTPDLDQSALVFSSLVAEAQDGDLLKVEILEGGKSVQELSFAPNTEQRIKLQNPKIWSPSHPFLYDLKVSLVRKGKVIDQVKSYFAMRKISMKADAKGIQRLMLNNEFLFQYGPLDQGWWPDGLYTAPTDEALKFDIVKTKEMGFNMIRKHIKVEPARWYYYCDTEGILVWQDMPSGDLGGNAWDMRLGNISGKNLEKKRTEASENIFKREWTAIMSTLHNFPSIVVWVPFNEAWGQFKTKEMTELTKRLDPSRLVNSASGGNFFNTGDILDIHHYPDPQMPDPQFFGMDQVLVLGEFGGLGLPIEGHTWQDKNNWGYQSFKNKEDLKKRYAEFVGQLKNLIPLGLSAAVYTQTTDVEVETNGLMTYDRKLTKMEGLKELHQILYNK; the protein is encoded by the coding sequence ATGAAACTTAAATCCTTAGTTGGCTTATTATTTTCAAGTACCAGCCTTTTTGCCCAGTATAAAATAGCAGGCGATAAGATTACTACGCCTTGGGCAGATAAAGTAGATGAGACTAAGCCCTTAAATGTTTATCCTCGCCCGCAATTGGAGCGTGAAAATTGGCAAAATCTTAATGGACTTTGGGATTATGCCATCACTCCTATAGACACTAAACCTTCACAGTATGAAGGGAAAATCCTGGTGCCATATGCGGTGGAGTCAGCTCTTTCTGGTGTAGGTAGAAGAGTGGGTAAGGACAGTACACTGTGGTATAAAACCCAAGTTGACCTGACAGCAAAAAACCATGAAGTTATTCTCCACTTTGGCGCAGTAGACTGGAAAACGGAGGTGTTTGTAAACGGCAAAAAAGTAGGGGAACATGAAGGCGGTTATGATCCTTTTTCTTTTAATATTACCCCTTTCTTGAATAAAGGTAGCAAGCAGGAAATTGTTTTATCCGTTTGGGATCCTACTGACAAAGGTCCGCAGCCTAATGGTAAACAAGTCTCTAATCCTCACGGTATCTGGTATACCCCTGTGACAGGAATCTGGCAGACGGTCTGGATAGAACAGGTGCCTAAATCACATATTGTAAGTACAAAACATACCCCGGATCTGGATCAATCTGCTCTGGTTTTCTCTTCTTTAGTTGCCGAAGCTCAGGATGGTGATCTACTTAAAGTGGAAATTTTGGAAGGAGGCAAATCCGTACAAGAGCTAAGTTTTGCGCCTAATACAGAACAAAGGATTAAATTGCAGAATCCTAAAATCTGGTCGCCAAGCCATCCATTTCTGTATGATTTAAAAGTAAGTTTAGTTCGTAAAGGAAAGGTAATAGATCAGGTCAAGTCCTACTTTGCCATGCGTAAGATCTCCATGAAAGCAGACGCAAAAGGCATTCAGAGATTGATGTTAAACAATGAGTTTCTGTTCCAGTATGGCCCTTTAGATCAAGGTTGGTGGCCTGACGGACTTTATACTGCACCCACTGATGAAGCTCTGAAATTTGATATAGTGAAGACCAAAGAAATGGGATTCAACATGATCAGAAAGCACATCAAAGTGGAGCCAGCTCGCTGGTATTATTACTGTGATACTGAAGGTATCCTAGTTTGGCAGGATATGCCAAGTGGAGATCTTGGCGGAAATGCCTGGGATATGAGATTAGGCAATATCAGTGGAAAGAATCTTGAAAAGAAGAGAACGGAAGCCTCTGAAAATATCTTTAAAAGGGAGTGGACGGCCATTATGTCTACTTTGCATAACTTCCCAAGTATTGTAGTTTGGGTGCCATTTAATGAGGCCTGGGGCCAATTTAAGACCAAAGAAATGACCGAACTCACCAAACGTTTAGATCCTTCTCGTCTCGTTAATAGTGCTAGTGGAGGAAACTTCTTCAATACCGGAGATATCCTAGACATTCACCACTACCCTGACCCTCAAATGCCGGATCCTCAGTTCTTCGGTATGGATCAGGTATTGGTTCTAGGTGAATTTGGAGGCCTTGGCTTACCCATAGAAGGCCATACCTGGCAAGACAAGAATAACTGGGGCTACCAAAGCTTTAAGAATAAAGAAGACTTAAAGAAAAGATATGCTGAATTTGTGGGCCAACTGAAGAATCTTATCCCATTAGGATTATCAGCGGCGGTATACACCCAAACTACGGACGTGGAAGTTGAAACGAATGGCTTAATGACTTACGATAGAAAATTGACTAAGATGGAAGGCTTAAAAGAGTTGCACCAAATACTATATAATAAATGA
- a CDS encoding DUF4177 domain-containing protein — protein MKKYEYKVINATTIGFWKPKLETNVVTEEMNKLGQDGWELVSVMDTSVGYGQTNEILLFFKREARF, from the coding sequence ATGAAAAAGTACGAATACAAGGTAATTAACGCTACTACTATTGGCTTCTGGAAGCCGAAACTAGAGACGAATGTGGTTACGGAAGAAATGAACAAATTGGGTCAAGACGGATGGGAGTTAGTCTCAGTTATGGATACTAGTGTAGGGTATGGTCAAACAAACGAAATACTGCTGTTCTTCAAGAGAGAAGCTAGATTCTAA
- a CDS encoding dihydroorotase encodes MKNYIIRNVAIVNEGKIEHQDILIQKGRIVKLAPIIDKLTNHKEINGEGLHLLPGVIDDQVHFREPGLTHKAQIATESKAALAGGTTSFMEMPNTVPNTLTQELLEQKYAIAEQDSWTNYSFFMGGSNDNYDEAMRTDLSKVCGLKLFMGSSTGNMLVDNAQTLEKFFGNFEGLIATHCEDEATVKANLAKYKELYPTDEVPYDIHALIRDVDACYTSSSFAVDLAQKLGTRLHILHISTAKELDLFGSSLPLAEKKITSEVCVHHLYFDAEDYKTFGTQIKCNPSIKHGQRDALLQGLLDDKLDIIATDHAPHTWEEKSGSYWQSPSGVPLVQHSLQVMLDMHLQGKISLEKVVEKMAHAPADCFKIRERGYIREGYWADLVLVNLNRPFTVTMESLEYKCGWSPFVGKTFGSTIEKTFVSGELKYDNGEFIFSEPGRRLTFCPRK; translated from the coding sequence ATGAAGAATTACATTATTCGCAATGTAGCGATTGTAAACGAGGGCAAAATTGAACATCAAGATATCTTAATACAGAAAGGTAGAATTGTAAAACTGGCTCCTATCATTGATAAACTTACGAATCATAAAGAAATCAATGGAGAAGGCCTGCATTTATTACCTGGAGTCATTGATGATCAAGTACATTTTCGTGAGCCGGGCTTAACGCACAAAGCCCAAATTGCAACAGAATCCAAAGCTGCACTCGCAGGAGGTACCACCAGCTTCATGGAGATGCCAAACACCGTACCTAACACACTTACTCAAGAATTACTTGAGCAAAAATATGCGATAGCGGAGCAAGATTCCTGGACCAACTATAGCTTTTTCATGGGTGGATCGAACGACAATTATGATGAAGCCATGCGTACGGACTTAAGCAAGGTGTGTGGTTTGAAATTATTCATGGGTAGTTCCACGGGAAACATGCTTGTAGATAATGCACAGACCTTGGAGAAATTCTTTGGGAATTTCGAAGGATTAATTGCAACGCATTGCGAAGATGAAGCTACTGTAAAAGCAAATTTGGCAAAGTATAAAGAACTATATCCTACAGATGAAGTTCCATATGATATTCATGCTCTGATCCGTGATGTAGATGCCTGCTATACATCTTCAAGTTTTGCCGTAGACCTGGCACAAAAACTTGGAACAAGATTACATATCCTTCATATTTCTACAGCAAAAGAATTAGACCTATTTGGTTCTTCCCTCCCTTTGGCTGAAAAGAAAATTACTTCTGAAGTGTGTGTTCATCATTTGTATTTTGACGCTGAAGACTACAAGACCTTTGGTACTCAAATCAAATGTAATCCCTCCATAAAGCACGGACAGAGAGATGCCTTACTTCAAGGATTATTGGATGATAAATTAGATATTATCGCCACTGACCATGCTCCTCATACCTGGGAGGAGAAGTCAGGATCTTACTGGCAATCACCTTCAGGTGTTCCTCTAGTACAGCACAGTCTACAAGTCATGTTAGATATGCACTTGCAAGGGAAGATTTCATTGGAAAAAGTGGTAGAGAAAATGGCTCATGCCCCGGCAGATTGTTTTAAAATCAGGGAAAGAGGATACATTAGAGAAGGTTACTGGGCTGATTTGGTATTAGTGAATCTCAATAGGCCATTTACCGTAACAATGGAAAGTCTGGAATACAAATGTGGCTGGTCTCCATTTGTAGGCAAGACCTTTGGCTCAACCATAGAAAAAACCTTCGTTTCCGGAGAATTAAAGTATGATAATGGCGAATTCATCTTCAGTGAACCGGGAAGGAGGCTAACATTTTGTCCGAGAAAATAG